The DNA segment CGTGGTGGTCATCGAGAACGATCCCGCCCTCATCGACAAGATGGAGCAGGAGGGCATCCTGTGCCTCGAGGGCGACGCCACCAGCGACGCCGTGCTCATCAGCGCCGGGCTTCCCTATGCCAGGTCCCTGATCTCGGCCGTGACCAGCGAAGCGGCCAACGTCTACGTCACCCTGACCGCGCGCCAGCTCAATCCGACCATCACCATCGTGGCCCGGGCTGGGGACAAGTCGCACATCTCCCGGCTGGAACTGGCCGGGGCGAATCGGGTGGTCCTGCCGCACTTCATCGGCGGCCTGCGCATGGCCCAGAGCGTGCTTCGGCCCACGGTGACCAACTTCATCGATCTGGCCGTGCGCGGCGGCATCGACCTCCAGATGGAGGAACTGACCGTGTCGCCCGAATCCGAACTGGTGGACAAGGACCTCATAGAGTCCAAGATCAGGCCCAACTTCAACCTGATCGTCATCGCCATCAAGAAGGAGTCCGGGGAGATGGTCTTCAACCCCGGCCCCAAGGAAGTCATCCGGGCCAACGACACGCTGCTGGCCGTGGGCAAGAAGACCAATCTGGCTGAACTCAGACAAATTTTATAATTATATCCAGGTAGAAAGAGTACATGGTCCCTGAAAGCGTCGCCCGACGCGCGGCCGAGCTGCGCGAAAAAATCGAGTATCACAATCACCGCTATTACGTCCTGGACGCCCCCGAAATCTCGGACCAGGAGTTCGACGAACTGTTTCGCGAACTGGCCGCCATCGAGGCCGGACACCCCGAACTCGACGACCCCAATTCCCCGACCAAGCGGGTGGGCGGCGAGCCCGCCGAAGGATTCACCCCCTACGAGCACGCCCTGCGGCTGTACTCCCTGGACAACGCCATGGACCCGGACGCCTGGTACGCCTTCCATGAGCGCGTGGCCAAGGGCGTGGGCACTGCGGACGTGGCCTACTGGGCCGATCCCAAGATGGACGGCCTGGCCCTGGAGGTCATCTACGAGAACGGGCGCTACGCGCGCGCGGCCACGCGCGGCGACGGCCTGGTGGGCGAGGACGTGACCGGCAACATGCGCACGGTCATGAACCTGCCCATGACCCTGCACGGCGGCGATGTTCCCGAACTCCTCGAGGTGCGCGGCGAAGTGATCATGTCCAACAAGGATTTCGCGGCCCTCAACGCCCGCCAACAAGAGAAGGGTGACAAGGTCTTCGCCAACCCGCGCAACGCGGCGGCCGGGACCATCCGCCAGCTTGATCCCAAGGTGGCCGCCTCCCGCCCCCTGCGCTTCATGGCCTACGGCGTGGGCCGGGTGCAATGGTCCGGCCGGGACGCGGACTGGGCCACCCAGCAGGAGCTCATGGAAGGGCTGCGCGATCTCGGTTTCGCCATCCCGCCCGAGGTCAAGCTCTGCGGTTCGGCCAGGGAAGTGGCCGACTATTTCCTGGAATTGATGGCCGCGCGCGACACGCTGCCCTTCGAGATCGACGGCATGGTCGCCAAGGTCAACGACCGGGGGATGCAGGACGCGCTGGGCTACACCTCCCGCGCCCCACGCTGGGCACTGGCCCTCAAGTTCCCGGCGCATCAGACCAAGACCCGGCTCAATGCCATCCGCATTCAGGTGGGCCGCACCGGCGTGCTCACCCCGGTGGCCGAGCTGGAGCCCGTGGAGCTGGCGGGCGTGGTGGTCTCCAACGCCACCCTGCACAACAAGGGGTACATCGAGGAGCGCGATCTGCGCGTCGGCGACACGGTGCTCATCCAGCGGGCGGGCGACGTCATCCCGCAGGTCCTGTCCGCCGACCTGGACCAGCGGCCCGACAACGCCGTGCCCTTCGTCTTTCCCATGGTTTGTCCGGTCTGCGAGAGTCCGGCCGTGGAGGACGGCGAACGGGTCATCTGTACCAACCCCACCTGCCCGGCCAAGACCGTGCAGAGGCTCATCCATTTCGTGTCCAAGGCGGGCATGGACATGGAGGGCGTGGGCAAACAGTGGGTCCGCAAGCTGGCCGAGGACGGCGTCCTGAACAGTCCGGCCGACCTCTTCACCCTGAAGAAGACCGACCTGCTCCGATACGGAGGCATGGGCGACAGGTCGGCGGAGAATTTCCTCAAGGCCATTGAAAAGGCCAAGGGCGAGGCCCCGCTCTGGCGGCTCATCGCCGGGCTCGGCATCCGCCACATCGGTGAACAGGCGGCACGCACCCTGGCCGCCCGGTTCGGGGATCTCGGCGAGATGTTCGAATCCTCCATCGACGAATTGACCAAACTGGACGGGATCGGCGACAAAATGGCCGAGTCCGTCCTGGATTTTCGCGTGGACGCGGCCAACCGCGAGATGATCGGCCGATTCCGTGAGCTGGGCGTCTGGCCCGAAGGCGGCACCGTGGCCGAGGAACCGTCCGATGCCTTCCCCCTGGCGGGGAAGGTCTTCCTGTTCACCGGGACCCTGCCCGTGACGCGCGACGAGGCCCACGCCATGGTTGAGGCGCACGGCGGCGTGCCGGTCAAGTCCGTCTCCAAGAGGGTGGACTACCTGGTGGCCGGCGAAAAGGCCGGGTCCAAGGTCGCCAAGGCCGGGAAGCTGGGGGTTGAAGTCATTGACTTCGACGCCTTCCAGGCATTACTCGAAGGCAGGACCGCAGTTAGGCAAAAGTCTCTTCTGGACTTTTAGGCATACGTATTTTCAACACGAGACAAGGAGAGATTCCATGACTGTCGACATCGTCATCCAAGGCGCCAAGGGCCGGATGGGCAACACCCTGATCAACATGGCCCTGGCCGACGAGACCCTGAACCTGGTGGGCGCGTGCGAACGCAAGGGCCATGCCGACGGCCTGAACTACGAATGTGCCGTCTCCGACTGCCTCGAAGAACTGCTGCCCAACGTGCCCGGCGCGGTGATCGTTGATTTCACCGCCCCCGAGGGCTCGGTGGCCATGTCCAGGATCGCCGCCAAATACGGCAACCCCGCGGTCATCGGCACCACCGGCCTGACCCCCGAACAGCAGGCCGAACTGGCCGAATCCGCCAAGAAGACCCCGATTTTCTGGGCCCCGAACATGTCCGTGGGCATCAACGTGCTGCTCAAGTTCCTGCCCCAGCTCGTCCAGGCCCTGGGCGAGGACTATGACGTGGAACTGTCCGAGACCCATCACAAGATGAAGAAGGATTCCCCGAGCGGCACCGCCCTCAAGCTGGCCCAGTGCCTGGCCGAGGCGCGCGGCTGGGACTACGACGAGGTCAAGCAGCACTGCCGCGACGGCATCATCGGTGCCCGCCCCAAGAAGCAGATCGGCGTCCAGACCCTGCGCGGCGGCGACGTGGTCGGCGACCACACCGCGTACTTCTTCGGCCCCGGCGAACGCATCGAGATCACCCATCGCGCCCACTCCCGCGAAACCTTTGCCGCCGGTGCCCTGCGCGCCGCCAAATGGCTGGCCCGCCAAAAGCCCGGCAAGCTCTACTCCATGGCCGACATCTTCTAGGCCCTGATTCATACGGAATGTCCAAGGGGAGTCTCTCGCGAGGCTCCCTTTTTTGTGTGCATGCCTCCGGCGGGCCCTCGCCGGGCGGGCGTCTTCGACGGCCGGGGCGCTGCCCCGGACCCTCCCAAACTTTTTGTGTCGCCTGCGGCGAAGAGCGGGGGCGAGGAGGCGTGGGGGGGGGCGGCTGAGAGAAGGGAATAGCTCGGCAGTGCGGTGTCCCGAAGAGTTCGCGCCGAACGTCTGCGGCATGCGGGAAGCCGCCCGGCGCGAACTCTTCGGGACGGTTGCCCACGCCGCCAGGAAGGGCGAAGGGTAGGAATAATCGAGAAGGCGACGTCTTAAACTTTGGTGGAAAGGGACAGATTTAACGCGCTGCCGCCATCCGCGAAGCGGCAGAAAAAGTTTAGGAGGGGAGATGGGGATGGGGGTCCGGGGAAGGGAGGGGAAGCCCTTTTCAAAGGGGTCCCCTCTTCCCCTTCCCCCGGCCGCCGGAGGCGTCTCCCTCCCCTACAAGATGGGCGACAGCAGGCGGGCGAAGCGGATGATGGTCTGGTGGAGGATATTTTTATCGTCGTATTCGTTGGGGCCGGTTTCGATGCAGTGGTTGAAGTCGTCGAGGAACATGCTTTCGACGTCTTTGCAGAAGTCGGGGTCTTCGACGAGCATGGTGATTTCGAAGTTGAGCCTAAAGGAGCGGTTGTCGAGGTTGGCGGTGCCCACGCCGGCCAGACCGTTGTCGGCCAGGAAGACCTTCTGGTGCAGGAAGCCGTCCACGTACCGGAAGACGCGGATGCCGGGCTGGCCGAGTTCCTTGAGGCAGGCGAATCCGGCCAGGTAGACCATCAGGTGGTCGGGTTTTTTGGGCAGCATGATGCGCACATCCACGCCACGCATGGCGGCCATCTGCAACGCCTTCATGACCGAGGTGTCGGGCACGAAGTAGGGACTGGCTATCCAGAACCGTTCCTTGGCCGAGGCAATGGCCTGGATGAACATGAGCGAGCAGTTCTCCAGGGCATCCACCGGGCCGGTGGGCAGGGCCAGGACCTCGGCGTCGCCCTGCCTTGCGGGCATGGACAGGTCCAGGTCCGGGATCTCACTGGTGGCCCAGTACCAGTCCTTGCCGAAGCAGACCTGGATGGGCAGCACGGCCGGGCCGGAGATGCGGGCGTGGGTGTCGCGCCAGCCGCCGTAGCCGTTGTCCTTGCCGCCGAGGTATTCGGTGCCCACGTTGTGGCCGCCGACAAAGGCGGTGTGGCCGTCTACGACCACGATCTTGCGGTGGTTGCGAAAATTGAGCTGGAAGCGGTTGCCCGGCCCGCGCGTGGTGTGGAAGGGGTGGGCCTCGACCCCGGCGGCGCGCAGGGTTTCCCAATAGGCGGCCGGTGTCGTGTAGCTGCCCAGTTCGTCGTACAGGAAACGGACGCGCACGCCTTCGCGGGCCTTGCGCACGAGCAGCTCCCCGAGCTCCTTGCCCAGGGAGTCGTCGCGCACGATGTAGAACTGGATCAGCACGTATCGTTCGGCGGCTTCGATGGCGGCGAAGACGGCTTCGAAGGTGGCGGTGCCGTTGACCAGCAACTCCATGGCGTTGCCGCCCAGAAAGGGCGATTCGGCCAAGGTCTCGAAGACCGTGCGCGGCAGGTGCGGGAGCCTGCGTTCGGACAGCGGGGTGACGGGCGGCACGTCGTGGCGGTCGCCGATGCGCCGCTGGAACTCTTTCCGGCCGGTACGCATGGCGTCCACGTAGCCATGGAACTTGGACCGGCCGAAAATCCAGTACAGGGGCAGGGTGACGATGGGGAAGGTGACCAGGGAGATGGCCCAGGCCACGGCTCCCTGCGGGGTGCGCGTCTCGCGGATGGCGACCAGGGCGGTGAAAATGCCGGTGATCTCGATGGCGGTGTAGAGCAGGCTGGCGAGGCCGAGCAGAAAGGACATTTCCAAAGATTCCATGGGAGTTATTGGTAACAGAAAAGCGTTTGAAAGGGAAAGCTTTGCTTGTCATCGCCGGGGGGATGTGCTCAGGCTAATCCGGCAGGAGACAACACGGTGCAGGACAATCCGAAACAACCGCCTCAACGGCATCCCTTTCTGGACAGGCCCAACCGGACGCTCGTCCGCATGGCCCTGCCCGTTCTCTTTTCCCTGGTGGCCGAGCCGCTGACAGGCCTGGCGGACACAGCCTTCGTGGCGCGCATACCCGGCTCGGAGCCGGTGGCCGCCCTGGGTGTGGGGACCATGGCCTTTTCGGCCATATTCTGGGCCTTCGCCTTCCTTGGCATAGCCACCCAGACCGAGGTGGCGCACAGCGTGGGCCGGGGCGAGGAGGGCCGCGCGGTCAAGGTGGTCTCCCTGGCGGCCCTGCTGGCCGCGGGCATTGGCCTCGGACTTCTGGCCGTGTCCATCTGGTTCCTGTCGCCCCTCGCCTCGATCTTCGGGGCCGAGGGGCTGGTCAACGACTACGCCTGTCAATACATGTTCTACCGGCTGCTGGGCGCGCCCGCAGTGCTGGTCACCCTGGCCTGTTTCGGCGGGCTGCGCGGAGCCCAGGACATGCGCACGCCGCTGTACGTGGCCGTGGGCATCAACGTGATCAACGTCCTGTTGGACTGGTTGCTCATCTTCGGCCACGGGTCGTTTCCGGCCATGGGCGTGGCCGGCGCGGCCATAGCCAGCACGGTCAGCCAGTGGATCGGGGCGTTCTGGTGTCTGATCGCGGTATACCGCACTCTGGGGCTGACCGTTCACATGCGCGGCGCGGGACTGGTCCGGCTTATGCGCGTGGGCGGCGATTTGTTTTTGCGCACCGGGGCGGTGCTGGTTTTCCTGACCCTGTGCACCCGGGTGGCCAACCGGTTTGGCCCGGATCAGGGCGCGGCCTTCCAGGCCACCCGGCAATTCTTCCTCTTTTCGGCCCTGTTTCTCGACGCCTTCGCCATCACCGGGCAGAGCCTGGTCGGCTATTTTCTGGGAGCGGACGACCGGGCCAAGGCCCGCGACGTGGCCCGGCTGGTCTGTTGGTGGAGCTTCGGCACGGGCGTGGCACTGTGCGCGGCCATGCTGCTGGGCACCGACCTGGTGGCCTGGCTGTTGGTCCCCCCGGCTGCCTATGCCGTGTTCGGGCCGGGGTGGATCGTGGTCTCCCTGTCCCAGCCCATAGGCTCCCTGTCATTCGCCACGGACGGCATCCACTGGGGTACCGGCGACTTCGCCTACCTGCGCAACAGCATGCTGGCGGCCTCGGCCGTGGGCGTGGCGTGCGTGCTGGCCGTGGAGTTCTTCGAGCCGCCGCAAGTGCTGGTTTATATCTGGCTGGCCTCGACCCTGTGGACCTTCATCCGGGCGGGCTTCGGACTGGTGCGCATCTGGCCCGGCGTGGGCCGTGCGCCTCTCAGGGGATAGGGCGGGCCGCAGGGCGCGAAAAAGGCCCGTCGGTGTTGCCGCCGGGCCTGAAAAATCGCCGTCGCGGGCCGGATCAGTGCTCGGCCAGATAGTTGAACATGAATTCGTAGGCGTTGCGCATCTCTTCCTCGAGATCGTCCATGAGCGTCATTGCCTTGTCCAGGTCGCCCGCCTTGCAGGCGTTTTCCAGCTGAAGACAACATTCGCGCACGCGCTCCACGCCGATGGTCGCGGCTCCGCCCTTGAGGGAGTGGGCCAAATGGCGCAGCTTCTCCACGTCGCCGGAGGACAGGGCGTCCTTGATACTTTGGATTCTCTTGGGCTCCTGGGAGATGAACACGGTGAACATCCGCTTCATGAACGGGCGGCGATCCGCCATTGATTCCAGGAACTTGCTGTCGACTATTTCCTTTCCCACCTTGTCTCCCGCCTTTGTGCACACCCCTATTTCGCCGATCGCATTCTACCTGTATACTTTGATGGATCGTTTTCGGCAACTGGTTTGCTCACAAAGTGGAGAAGTCGATCAGGCTGGGTTGTAGAAGAACCGGCCGAGGCCGACGGTGAAGACGATACAGCCGTAGGCGGCGTGCTCCAGGGAGGCGAGGAGCAGGGAGCCGGTCCTGCGGTAGGTCCGGGTGAAGATCCAGCCCGCCGGGAGGGTCAGGGCCACGGCCACCCAGTTGGCGAAGACGATATGCAGGAAGGAGAAGGCCAGGACGCTGGCCCAGGTGCGGGCGCGTTCCGTCCTCAGGATGGGGGCGTAGCGGTGGAAGAGGAAGGCCCGGTAGATGGTCTCCTGCGGAAAGGCGGACAGCAGGGGGTACAGGGCCATGACGGCCAACCACAGAAGGGGCCTGGCGCGTGGAAAACCGAAAAGTTGGTCCGGAGCCCAGATAAAAACCGTTATGGCCGAACAGAGGGCGACCATCAGGGACCGGAGGGCTATGGCCCGCAAAAAATGGTTGTTTTTGCGAAGAAAAGTGGAAAATTCCATTTTTGGGAGGAATCCGCCCTTGCCTAGATAGATCAGGCAACCGCCCGCAAAGACGAGGAGCAGGGGGATTTTGGGAAACGGCAACCAGCCGCGGGCGTGGAGCGACGGGAGCAGGCCGAACAGGACCAGGAATTCGAGCCAGAGAAACGGGGCGGGCATGTCGCGTATATACGCGCGGTTGCCGGGCCGGTCCAGCTTATCGGGCGGTTGTCATGCAAACGCCACATTTCTTTTGTTTTCATGTTTTCCACAGATTTTTGCGAAAAAAGTTTCCTGTTCGCACAGTCTGTGGAAACGCTGTGGAATAGGTTTAAATCTTCCGCAATGCCGGTTTATTCGCATCTATCTTTCGGATAAGGGTCTTCTTCCGCATATATGAATGGACGATATCGATGAAGGAGGCTCGGTTGTTCGCAGTGTTCCCTAAGCGGCCTTTTGCGGCGGTTGGCTTGCTGGTCCTGGCGTGGGCGTGCCTGGCGCGTCCGGTCCTGGCCGGCGATTCGGTCACCTTCGCCCTGTTCACCAGGGGGTGGCCGCCGTTCGAGATGGTCGTGGACGGCGAAGCCCGGGGAGCGGCCCTGGACATCTTCCGCGTCACCATGCCCAAGGGCACAGAGACCCGAGTGCTGATGCTGCCCGCCTCGCGCAGCGCCCTCCGGTCGGAAGGGGACACGGTCTACACGCGACTCGAATGCCGGGACTGGCTGGACAACGCCGATCTCTATTTATGGAGCGCCCCCGTGCTGGCGCTGCGCACGGTACTCGTGAGCAGGGGGAGCAGCCCTGTGGAGTATCGGGGCGAAACCAGCCTGCACGGTCTGACCATCGGCTGCATCAAGTCCTAC comes from the Pseudodesulfovibrio hydrargyri genome and includes:
- a CDS encoding potassium channel family protein codes for the protein MRARLGSFWSILLGVVYLVLIFLLGIGFYMIYEHWDLASSFYMVVITLSTVGFMEVNQLSPEGRVFTAFLIMLGVGGFVYIAGAFAQVLIDGRLQIMWGKHRMMKMISKLRNHFIVCGHGRIGSIVVQEIMKDGHDVVVIENDPALIDKMEQEGILCLEGDATSDAVLISAGLPYARSLISAVTSEAANVYVTLTARQLNPTITIVARAGDKSHISRLELAGANRVVLPHFIGGLRMAQSVLRPTVTNFIDLAVRGGIDLQMEELTVSPESELVDKDLIESKIRPNFNLIVIAIKKESGEMVFNPGPKEVIRANDTLLAVGKKTNLAELRQIL
- the ligA gene encoding NAD-dependent DNA ligase LigA — translated: MVPESVARRAAELREKIEYHNHRYYVLDAPEISDQEFDELFRELAAIEAGHPELDDPNSPTKRVGGEPAEGFTPYEHALRLYSLDNAMDPDAWYAFHERVAKGVGTADVAYWADPKMDGLALEVIYENGRYARAATRGDGLVGEDVTGNMRTVMNLPMTLHGGDVPELLEVRGEVIMSNKDFAALNARQQEKGDKVFANPRNAAAGTIRQLDPKVAASRPLRFMAYGVGRVQWSGRDADWATQQELMEGLRDLGFAIPPEVKLCGSAREVADYFLELMAARDTLPFEIDGMVAKVNDRGMQDALGYTSRAPRWALALKFPAHQTKTRLNAIRIQVGRTGVLTPVAELEPVELAGVVVSNATLHNKGYIEERDLRVGDTVLIQRAGDVIPQVLSADLDQRPDNAVPFVFPMVCPVCESPAVEDGERVICTNPTCPAKTVQRLIHFVSKAGMDMEGVGKQWVRKLAEDGVLNSPADLFTLKKTDLLRYGGMGDRSAENFLKAIEKAKGEAPLWRLIAGLGIRHIGEQAARTLAARFGDLGEMFESSIDELTKLDGIGDKMAESVLDFRVDAANREMIGRFRELGVWPEGGTVAEEPSDAFPLAGKVFLFTGTLPVTRDEAHAMVEAHGGVPVKSVSKRVDYLVAGEKAGSKVAKAGKLGVEVIDFDAFQALLEGRTAVRQKSLLDF
- the dapB gene encoding 4-hydroxy-tetrahydrodipicolinate reductase; amino-acid sequence: MTVDIVIQGAKGRMGNTLINMALADETLNLVGACERKGHADGLNYECAVSDCLEELLPNVPGAVIVDFTAPEGSVAMSRIAAKYGNPAVIGTTGLTPEQQAELAESAKKTPIFWAPNMSVGINVLLKFLPQLVQALGEDYDVELSETHHKMKKDSPSGTALKLAQCLAEARGWDYDEVKQHCRDGIIGARPKKQIGVQTLRGGDVVGDHTAYFFGPGERIEITHRAHSRETFAAGALRAAKWLARQKPGKLYSMADIF
- the cls gene encoding cardiolipin synthase produces the protein MESLEMSFLLGLASLLYTAIEITGIFTALVAIRETRTPQGAVAWAISLVTFPIVTLPLYWIFGRSKFHGYVDAMRTGRKEFQRRIGDRHDVPPVTPLSERRLPHLPRTVFETLAESPFLGGNAMELLVNGTATFEAVFAAIEAAERYVLIQFYIVRDDSLGKELGELLVRKAREGVRVRFLYDELGSYTTPAAYWETLRAAGVEAHPFHTTRGPGNRFQLNFRNHRKIVVVDGHTAFVGGHNVGTEYLGGKDNGYGGWRDTHARISGPAVLPIQVCFGKDWYWATSEIPDLDLSMPARQGDAEVLALPTGPVDALENCSLMFIQAIASAKERFWIASPYFVPDTSVMKALQMAAMRGVDVRIMLPKKPDHLMVYLAGFACLKELGQPGIRVFRYVDGFLHQKVFLADNGLAGVGTANLDNRSFRLNFEITMLVEDPDFCKDVESMFLDDFNHCIETGPNEYDDKNILHQTIIRFARLLSPIL
- a CDS encoding MATE family efflux transporter; this translates as MQDNPKQPPQRHPFLDRPNRTLVRMALPVLFSLVAEPLTGLADTAFVARIPGSEPVAALGVGTMAFSAIFWAFAFLGIATQTEVAHSVGRGEEGRAVKVVSLAALLAAGIGLGLLAVSIWFLSPLASIFGAEGLVNDYACQYMFYRLLGAPAVLVTLACFGGLRGAQDMRTPLYVAVGINVINVLLDWLLIFGHGSFPAMGVAGAAIASTVSQWIGAFWCLIAVYRTLGLTVHMRGAGLVRLMRVGGDLFLRTGAVLVFLTLCTRVANRFGPDQGAAFQATRQFFLFSALFLDAFAITGQSLVGYFLGADDRAKARDVARLVCWWSFGTGVALCAAMLLGTDLVAWLLVPPAAYAVFGPGWIVVSLSQPIGSLSFATDGIHWGTGDFAYLRNSMLAASAVGVACVLAVEFFEPPQVLVYIWLASTLWTFIRAGFGLVRIWPGVGRAPLRG
- a CDS encoding Hpt domain-containing protein, giving the protein MGKEIVDSKFLESMADRRPFMKRMFTVFISQEPKRIQSIKDALSSGDVEKLRHLAHSLKGGAATIGVERVRECCLQLENACKAGDLDKAMTLMDDLEEEMRNAYEFMFNYLAEH
- a CDS encoding CPBP family intramembrane glutamic endopeptidase; protein product: MPAPFLWLEFLVLFGLLPSLHARGWLPFPKIPLLLVFAGGCLIYLGKGGFLPKMEFSTFLRKNNHFLRAIALRSLMVALCSAITVFIWAPDQLFGFPRARPLLWLAVMALYPLLSAFPQETIYRAFLFHRYAPILRTERARTWASVLAFSFLHIVFANWVAVALTLPAGWIFTRTYRRTGSLLLASLEHAAYGCIVFTVGLGRFFYNPA
- a CDS encoding substrate-binding periplasmic protein produces the protein MLVLAWACLARPVLAGDSVTFALFTRGWPPFEMVVDGEARGAALDIFRVTMPKGTETRVLMLPASRSALRSEGDTVYTRLECRDWLDNADLYLWSAPVLALRTVLVSRGSSPVEYRGETSLHGLTIGCIKSYSYPNVVPLFNSGKAFRYDVNSDVVLLRMLKAGRVDVALFDEYTVRWIIRTSPEMGTDDFYIAKKELGSSDLRFAFNRHPGWEARLPEVNERIRANRRAGVYDRIMERY